The following are encoded in a window of Vespula vulgaris chromosome 8, iyVesVulg1.1, whole genome shotgun sequence genomic DNA:
- the LOC127065876 gene encoding growth arrest-specific protein 2-like isoform X1 has protein sequence MSFGANRFPSSQHTRYRSSWGPSSVSVFDRADVPRPSPEEEEYAEFYHERLHSAQSRQLIPLQEDLADWINKTINVDYITGDNFFDTLDNGVVVCRLAKVIQEKARSAVDAGKAKGPIPVIRGRCWENAARRSFFSRDNMENFIQFCRRLGVHENLLFESDDLVLHGQPRNVVLCLLEVARLAARYSLEPPGLVQLEREIAEQERDLRCLSDSGISHSSLVSWQFASPSPTATPRPQTEKIKHSSSTSEVADMTTRWLDPTTGATHEPEMRRSVSDNGPAGSDGVPSDTTEDDWSRGSVEDPDDVPSPSPSPTSSPSPTQSPAEPPEYTGPITELDRKVRRVTEAVQRLCQCPSGKCSRLKVRKVGEGRYHIAGRNVFIRLLKGRHMMVRVGGGWDTLEHFLARHDPCQVRALNQEGTPPPTPSSISRGRKHRGNDFLRIHAKYRGLPLEPVPISVSGR, from the exons ATGTCTTTCGGTGCTAATCGATTCCCTTCGAGCCAGCATACGCGTTATCGCAGCAGCTGGGGACCGTCTTCCGTTTCCGTCTTCGATCGTGCAGACGTACCTAGACCATCTCCAGAAGAAGAGGAGTACGCTGAATTCTATCACGAACGATTGCACTCGGCCCAAAGCAGACAACTAATCCCGCTTCAGGAGGATTTGGCCGACTGGATCAACAAAACGATAA ACGTCGATTACATAACGGGCGATAACTTTTTCGACACGTTGGATAATGGCGTGGTGGTTTGCCGACTGGCAAAAGTTATACAGGAGAAGGCCAGATCGGCTGTCGACGCTGGAAAGGCGAAAGGG CCGATCCCGGTGATAAGAGGACGCTGCTGGGAAAACGCAGCAAGACGTAGCTTCTTCTCTCGCGACAATATGGAGAACTTTATACAATTCTGTCGTCGTTTGGGCGTACACGAGAATCTTCTTTTCGAGAGCGACGACCTCG TCTTGCACGGGCAGCCTCGAAACGTCGTACTCTGCCTATTGGAAGTAGCTAGATTGGCGGCTAGGTATTCTTTGGAACCACCTGGTCTCGTGCAACTGGAAAGAGAAATCGCCGAGCAAGAACGAGATCTGCGTTGTCTCTCGGACAGCGGAATTTCTCACAGTAGTCTCGTCTCCTGGCAATTCGCATCTCCCTCGCCTACGGCAACGCCCCGGCCTCAAACTGAAAAGATCAAGCACAGTAG TTCAACGTCGGAAGTAGCGGATATGACGACTCGTTGGTTGGATCCAACGACTGGTGCCACTCACGAGCCCGAAATGAGACGATCCGTTAGCGACAATGGACCAGCCGGTAGCGACGGGGTACCTAGCGATACCACGGAGGACGATTGGTCGCGCGGTAGCGTCGAGGATCCCGATGACGTTCCTTCGCCGTCACCCTCGCCAACTAGTTCGCCATCTCCAACGCAATCGCCGGCGGAACCTCCGGAATACACGGGACCGATCACGGAACTCGATCGCAAG GTGCGGAGAGTCACGGAAGCCGTTCAAAGGCTTTGCCAATGTCCATCCGGTAAATGCTCGAGGTTGAAAGTACGCAAAGTCGGAGAGGGTCGATATCACATCGCAGGCCGCAACGTATTTATAAGG CTTCTGAAAGGAAGACACATGATGGTAAGAGTGGGCGGCGGGTGGGACACCTTGGAGCACTTCTTGGCGAGGCATGACCCCTGTCAGGTGAGGGCTCTCAACCAAGAGGGTACACCACCTCCTACCCCTTCGTCTATTTCACGAGGCAGAAAGCACCGCGGCAACGACTTCCTTCGCATTCACGCCAAGTATCGTGGCCTTCCCTTGGAACCCGTCCCCATATCTGTCTCCGGGCGCTAG
- the LOC127065876 gene encoding growth arrest-specific protein 2-like isoform X2, with product MSFGANRFPSSQHTRYRSSWGPSSVSVFDRADVPRPSPEEEEYAEFYHERLHSAQSRQLIPLQEDLADWINKTINVDYITGDNFFDTLDNGVVVCRLAKVIQEKARSAVDAGKAKGPIPVIRGRCWENAARRSFFSRDNMENFIQFCRRLGVHENLLFESDDLVLHGQPRNVVLCLLEVARLAARYSLEPPGLVQLEREIAEQERDLRCLSDSGISHSSLVSWQFASPSPTATPRPQTEKIKHSSSTSEVADMTTRWLDPTTGATHEPEMRRSVSDNGPAGSDGVPSDTTEDDWSRGSVEDPDDVPSPSPSPTSSPSPTQSPAEPPEYTGPITELDRKVRRVTEAVQRLCQCPSGKCSRLKVRKVGEGRYHIAGRNVFIRLLKGRHMMVRVGGGWDTLEHFLARHDPCQKYKGMVCKGIPKQRNIRRVLSAR from the exons ATGTCTTTCGGTGCTAATCGATTCCCTTCGAGCCAGCATACGCGTTATCGCAGCAGCTGGGGACCGTCTTCCGTTTCCGTCTTCGATCGTGCAGACGTACCTAGACCATCTCCAGAAGAAGAGGAGTACGCTGAATTCTATCACGAACGATTGCACTCGGCCCAAAGCAGACAACTAATCCCGCTTCAGGAGGATTTGGCCGACTGGATCAACAAAACGATAA ACGTCGATTACATAACGGGCGATAACTTTTTCGACACGTTGGATAATGGCGTGGTGGTTTGCCGACTGGCAAAAGTTATACAGGAGAAGGCCAGATCGGCTGTCGACGCTGGAAAGGCGAAAGGG CCGATCCCGGTGATAAGAGGACGCTGCTGGGAAAACGCAGCAAGACGTAGCTTCTTCTCTCGCGACAATATGGAGAACTTTATACAATTCTGTCGTCGTTTGGGCGTACACGAGAATCTTCTTTTCGAGAGCGACGACCTCG TCTTGCACGGGCAGCCTCGAAACGTCGTACTCTGCCTATTGGAAGTAGCTAGATTGGCGGCTAGGTATTCTTTGGAACCACCTGGTCTCGTGCAACTGGAAAGAGAAATCGCCGAGCAAGAACGAGATCTGCGTTGTCTCTCGGACAGCGGAATTTCTCACAGTAGTCTCGTCTCCTGGCAATTCGCATCTCCCTCGCCTACGGCAACGCCCCGGCCTCAAACTGAAAAGATCAAGCACAGTAG TTCAACGTCGGAAGTAGCGGATATGACGACTCGTTGGTTGGATCCAACGACTGGTGCCACTCACGAGCCCGAAATGAGACGATCCGTTAGCGACAATGGACCAGCCGGTAGCGACGGGGTACCTAGCGATACCACGGAGGACGATTGGTCGCGCGGTAGCGTCGAGGATCCCGATGACGTTCCTTCGCCGTCACCCTCGCCAACTAGTTCGCCATCTCCAACGCAATCGCCGGCGGAACCTCCGGAATACACGGGACCGATCACGGAACTCGATCGCAAG GTGCGGAGAGTCACGGAAGCCGTTCAAAGGCTTTGCCAATGTCCATCCGGTAAATGCTCGAGGTTGAAAGTACGCAAAGTCGGAGAGGGTCGATATCACATCGCAGGCCGCAACGTATTTATAAGG CTTCTGAAAGGAAGACACATGATGGTAAGAGTGGGCGGCGGGTGGGACACCTTGGAGCACTTCTTGGCGAGGCATGACCCCTGTCAG